From the Leishmania braziliensis MHOM/BR/75/M2904 contig, possible fusion of chromosomes 20 and 34 genome, the window CGGGTGTGTGTTCGGGTGTTCCTTCATCGTTGCCTCGTGTTGGTCGTTTTCTTACGGCTGCTGTGAAGGTTGCGGTGAAACCTTTGCCAAGCACAAGGCGTCACGGAGATGGACAAACGGTCGAGACTGCGAGAGTGCATGGAGCATAGAGGCAAAAATTCATCAAGCAAACAACACCATAGTACGCACTGTGGCGCAGATGACTTCTGTGCATCATATCGGTCTCGGTATCCTACTCGGGCGTGGCGAAAGTGCTAGTCGTGGTGAGATCTGTCTTTTATCAACCGCTCTTGGAGTGACACCTCTGAGCCGTGTAAGCGACATTACCCgaaagaagcgaaggagTGATCTCAAACTTACTTGCGCACAGAAGTGGAGTTGTGTAACGTGGGCACTTTGTTCAAAATTAGCATacacgtgcgtgtatgcTACACGCGTCTATGGACATGCTTGTTGTGGACGCCCAGTCTCGCTGGCGCCGACTGCAACATGCCCATTTGCTTCCAACGATTGTGGCGGTTGGATTCAGTCTTCTTCAGCTACatgtttctcttttcatcCACTGCCTTCATTCATGCTGTTGATAAAACGCTCACCTCGGTCTTCGCTTATTCTATGCCACCATATCCCCTGTAGAAACGTGTACTGCTGGCAAGACTTTCTTTGGCCAGTAGGAGGACTCTATTGGGGTGTTTTCACAGGAGGAAGATAGAGGGATATCCGCTGCACTCCGCGGACGGGGATCGTTCTCTGGCGTGGGTATATGTGTGCAGAGTCTCGCTTGCCTAGCACTACACCACGTCGGTGCggttttctttctcttttttggggggggggtctaTTCACCGAGGCACAACTTTTGTATATCTTCTTCCGCTTTTCTCTACAGGAGGTAGAGGCGCAGGGTGGGAGGGGCATCGTAGACACACGGTATCTCAGACACACATACCTACCTACATACTCTCTTATCCAATGAGGCCTTCCGTGTTCACAAGCGCAAAAGGGCCTCCGCTCTGCAGTACCACCGTTCTTCGCCCTCCGCTGACGACTCCACAATGCACCGCGGCAGGCTACTCAACTATTCGGCTAGACACATATCATGACACAAGTGATTTAAGGGAGGCACTGCGCAAAATAGAGGCAGCCTTTATGTGTGTTGAGCAAGAGGCAGCCGGAGTGGTGAAACCAGCCGCGGAAGTGATGTCTTCCACTGCCGACCCCAGCACGGGGAACGGCGCGATCAAGGGGACGGCAGACGTACAGCTAGAAAGGTCAGATCGCAGAGCTTTATCTGTGTCCACCATTTTTTTCAAGAAGaacgcagcgacagcgtcaATGCCACCGAGGAGAGGTCTACCGGTGGTTTTGCAGTTGTCACCGCAGCTCGTGATTTactgcttctccttctgcAACTTGCAAACGCTGAGTGTGCTGTGTAGAGTATCGGTGCGGATGAATGTTCTGTTGACGCGACAGGGTGACGCGTTGTGgctcgcggcggcgcagcggcggcgaatCCCAATTGAGGTTCCGGCCTGTGCGCGGGAGGAACTACGCaaagtgctgctgcgccgcgcacGCGAGCGGAATGCTGAGGAGGCACACTACGAGGCAGAGATCGCGAGAATGGAGCAGCGACTctcggcgcgcgcgcaggaAATCTATACACAAAATGTCGATGTCGATTTCGCACTGCGAACGAGCGGTGCGGTATCAACACGAGTTGCTGCGAACACTGAGTCTTTTGGGCTTCTACGGCAGCGTATACCGCAGGCCATGGCTGGTGCAGGTGTTGATTTTGCAGGCACCACTCCTGCAGCGGTGTCGCAGTCGGCTGAAATGTGCGCGAAGTTGCAGACAGAGATAGAGGCATTGGAAGAGATGAAGCGAGCGTGTGAATGCCGCTTGAATCTTCAGGAGGAGCTACTGCTGCATCAAGATGCGCAACTACTCCAGTGGCAGTCGCTCTTGCTTCCCTGTAAGCTGCCTAAATCCTACTCTCCTCTTGCTCCAGCAGAGGGTGGGGCAGCAACCGCCCCTATACACACAGAGGAGTTTGCAGACGCGGCTGCGTCGCTCCCAGCGCTTGTGTCCGCCGCGCAAGTTGACAATTTTGAGCGTCGCATTGCGCGCCTGGTTCTCAACGGCCCCGTTGCGACTTCATCGGTTCCGATAACGGATGAATCCCCAGGGGAATCAAGCCTGCCTGtcgtgctgcggcgcggTGTAGAGAACTTTGCGAGCGTGGAACTGGTCTTGCGCGCGGTTGGGAATGACGTGCCAGTTACTGACAGCAGTCCTGCGAATGCGGATGCCGTGTTAGCGAGCAACACCaaggccaccgccactgctgctgcttctgacaccgcagtgcgtgccgctgtgaGGCGCTGGAACACCTTTAAGAAGATCTGCCCGACTAATGAGGAGTATCAAAAGGCGCGTCTCTTCTTAAAAGCGCAGGTGCTACGGACCGTGCCAGGGCCCATGGCTCGTGTGCAGTGCAACACGGATGGACACTGCTCCGAAAAGGCAgacgcgcagctgcaacagcagccttCCGTGAGAGAGATGCCCGCGCTGATTAGGCTATCTGGCTTTGTGCGGCGTGTAGAGGCGATGTCAGACGcacaggtgctgcaggaatGGATGTAAACTACATGAAAGGAGCGACAAAGCCCCtattttttttgttgttatCCCTACTTGTGTTGCTGCCGCCCCTGTTGGGGCTTTatctccccccctcccccccacacaaaCGTTTCTGTCATCTTTTATGACGCCGGGACGCGTGCGGcgtacgcacgcacccaggcagtggcgcgcacgtgcgcggagaggagaaaggggacgGCCGAGTGGTCCTTCACATTCTGCAAGCTCCCCGGCGCGGATGAGCCATACGCCTTTCCTGTCACgtcgctgcgtgtgcttggTGTCGCTCGTGGTGTTTCGTTTGTGTTACGGTCTCTCCGCTCTAcggcgtctgcgtgtgctgcgggccgctcgctctcctctctctgccttcctcctccgcttcgtTGCGCCTGACCACTTCCTCACCgcgtgcggcagctggccgcagccgcattacaccgcgtggtgtgcgcctgtgcgtggtggcgccTTTAGCCCTCCTCGACCAGTCGGCCTCCGTCACGGCCCCCCGcgcctgcctctgcctccgcctcctttgcgCTCTCTATACCAGGGGCGATGTGTGGGAGCGGGGCACAGTGCATGCATATATATGCCCCTGCCGGTGCGTGCCTCCctgcgtgtgcagctgtgtggtggggtgtgcgtctgcgtgtgcgtgtgtcccatcgcctcctcccgaATTGCCGCCCTCTGCGTGTTGTTTGGTCTCCGGGCGTATGGGAGGTGGTTGGGgagtggcggagctgcagcacccctgcacccacgccgaggcccctccacacgcacacacgctctcgcctctcgctcttcctgtgCGCCGCGCTactgtgttgctgctgagactctgcggaggagggcggACGACGGTCAGGGGCGCGGCGCCATGGGTCGGCTGCCTCCCCGCTCCTCCCCgtcctgcgctgctgccgtccccctcccacctctctccctctctaccgcctctccccttcgccttgccccccctctctttcatgcctcccctctctcaccacaaacacgcatccacgcccggcagcaccaacgaCGTTGCTGTGCGAAGACTCgactcgctctcgctctctcccacgctctccccatccctacaccacctcccctgccgtgcaccgccgcctcacctctctccgcgtgctgctgtgagtgATCGAAAATGGAGTGGACTATCCCGCTGTTAGTCTACGTGGTGGTTCAGTTCATCGCGTTCTtgttggtgctggtggcgacgccgctggaCATGTTTCGCTTCAAACCACAGAACCCGAATTTCCCAGGCTGTTTGACGTTGTGGGGATTCACGAACTCGTGCGGCAGTGTACTTTACGACAGTACTCTGTTCGAGGTGTGGGAAGGCTGCCCCCATCACCTGAGTGGCTTCCATGCAGCTGAGGCATTCGCTATTATCTCCATCCTCGTGTACGGCGCAGCGTTCGTCTTGGGCGTTATTATGCTGTTTTGCTGCTCCATCTTACTCTGGGTATGCCTGGGGCTTAACATTCTGGGTGCCATCACCGTGTGCATTGTCTGGGCTACCATTGTGGGGACATTTTTTAACGGTGAAGGTGACATATGTCCAGACCTTCAGAGTATAAGTAACTATGGTGCTGGCTTCGGTCTCTTCTTGGCAGCCTGGGTACTGGATATCCTCAACATCTTCGTCTTGTTGCTGTCAATCTGCACTACAGTTACCACTGAAAGTGGCCAGGTGGAGCAAACGGAGGGAAAACTATAGATAGTAACGAGGAATTATTGGATGGCGTCGGCGTGACAGCCCCACTGCGAGGTCCCCGTGGGGGTGCCGGCGGAGCTGATGTCGGCGCGAAGGCGAGGGGCCGCGAGCGCTGCGGATGCTCGCCTCTGCTCTGCGCCGGCGCATGTGTCTCGCTACgtgcgtggggtggggaTAAGCTGTAGTGCTGTGTTCGTGGCTTCCCCCCTCGTCCGCTTTCTTTTACCCTAatcgtctctctttgtgcctttctgcgttctctcttcctgcgtGCCGCGTTCTCTTTGTGCGGACAGCGGCCTGCGCTCTGTTGCCGTGAGCGCACGCTTGGCGGCGACAAAGCCCCCGTGTCGCCTCCGCACCGCGACCATCCCCCGTTGCTGCCATTAGGCCAGCGTGCCGCGTTCGCTGACGCTCGCCCGCCGTGCCGTTGGCGCGATGAGAGCGCGAGCGACGAGGGAgatggcgccgcggtcgtcgcCGGTGTAGGTGCCagcgagggaggtggggagacGTGGTGTCGCAGGGGCGGTGGAAGGTGTATGAtgcttctcctgctgcacctcctcaccctgaggcgcttctctccgccacggcgtggccctgtgcgtgcaggcgcatGCGGCAGTCTTTTTCATGCTCTCCTTTGTatctttcctcccctctctttttgtttggcgcgcacgtgccgccCTGCGacctcgcttcctctgtcGCCCACCTTATGCGGCGCGGCTGTCTCGCTGGCCGCCAACCCTCTGTctgccgcgtgtgcgcacgctgtgccctcgtgccccctgcccctcctgtgctgctgtctaTGCTGCGCTCCCTCGCGCCTCTTCAGGCCGCCGTGTGCGCCGGGCTGCCGTGCGGagagccgccgcgccgtgcTGTGGCGTGACGCTGCTAGTGGCGACGGAGGGCGAGGCACGTCACCCAGGCGCGGTGCGGTGCCTGCAGCGGGCCGGGTGTGCTCTGGGGATGCATGCGTGGTGAGGCGAGCGTGGCCGTAGGGGCGTGAGGCGTTGGAGCGAGACGTCTCGCTGCCCCTGACGGACAGGCAAGGCGATGCATGCTCGAAACACGGCTGGAGAGTGTGCGGTCGATCGTGATAGCGTGAGCCGCACCCTGTCCTGTGCTCCAGCCGCTCCCCACTGTCTCCGCTGGAGATGGCGTGGCGTGTGAGCGTTTCCCTAAGTCGTCTTCTCTTTAATTTGTTTTTTGTTTCCTATTACGTCCCCCGTGCCTCTTTGCCCTCAGTCTTGCTTGCTGTGTTCTGGTTGCTCAGCCCGGCGGCGTTGCCGCTGTCAGTGCCACTCCACCCGTCCTCTTTGAGGGGGCGGGTAGGGGGAACGCCGAGCGTATTACAGCGGCCATTACCGGGCTGCGATGTGTGCGCGCCT encodes:
- a CDS encoding putative amastin-like surface protein, whose protein sequence is MEWTIPLLVYVVVQFIAFLLVLVATPLDMFRFKPQNPNFPGCLTLWGFTNSCGSVLYDSTLFEVWEGCPHHLSGFHAAEAFAIISILVYGAAFVLGVIMLFCCSILLWVCLGLNILGAITVCIVWATIVGTFFNGEGDICPDLQSISNYGAGFGLFLAAWVLDILNIFVLLLSICTTVTTESGQVEQTEGKL